The Salvia miltiorrhiza cultivar Shanhuang (shh) chromosome 1, IMPLAD_Smil_shh, whole genome shotgun sequence genome has a window encoding:
- the LOC131006625 gene encoding zinc finger CCCH domain-containing protein 23-like has protein sequence MNNPGSRQIYLTFPADSTFKEEDVSTYFSNFGPVQDVRIPYQQKRMFEFVTFDFSETVKPILAKGNPHFLCDARVLVKPYKEKGKIPDKHRKQQQDLASSPTGTDPHALLAAVATAGAAPSVISAVVSENHSCADGDEREREKEKEVRESLNYIYKK, from the exons ATGAATAATCCTGGGTCGAGGCAGATTTACTTGACATTCCCTGCTGATAGCACCTTTAAGGAGGAGGATGTGTCCACTTATTTTAG TAATTTTGGACCGGTTCAAGATGTAAGGATCCCATATCAGCAGAAGAGGATGTTTGAGTTCGTCACCTTCGACTTCTCGGAGACTGTGAAGCCCATTCTCGCCAAGGGAAACCCTCATTTTCTCTGCGATGCCCGGGTGCTCGTGAAGCCTTACAAAGAGAAAGGGAAGATCCCAGACAAGCATAG GAAACAGCAGCAAGATTTGGCCTCGAGCCCCACCGGAACCGACCCCCATGCTCTTCTGGCGGCGGTGGCCACCGCCGGAGCTGCTCCGTCAGTGATATCTGCGGTGGTCTCTGAGAACCATAGCTGCGCGGatggagatgagagagagagagagaaagagaaagaggtGAGAGAAAgcttaaattatatatataaaaaataa